The following coding sequences are from one Terriglobales bacterium window:
- the rimP gene encoding ribosome maturation factor RimP — MPFDEARVRAIAERIGASSGLEVVDLEFHGGGKGRLLRLFIEKNAEGRRALEQQFAAAAEAGEKVPSPVNWDRLAGITHEDCANYSRELSTVLDVEDAVPGGEYLLEVSSPGLDRKLVKPADFQRFSGSKVKIMTREPVAGNRHFEGRLRTLDDSRIALDLESSKKKGKHKKKSAVEGDTTERAIELEMSNIERARLVPEI, encoded by the coding sequence ATGCCATTCGATGAAGCCCGTGTGCGTGCGATTGCGGAACGAATCGGAGCTTCGTCGGGACTCGAAGTTGTTGATTTGGAGTTTCACGGCGGGGGCAAAGGACGCCTTCTCCGGCTCTTTATCGAGAAAAATGCCGAAGGAAGACGTGCTCTCGAGCAGCAGTTCGCTGCGGCAGCCGAGGCTGGAGAAAAAGTGCCTTCGCCTGTGAATTGGGACAGGTTGGCGGGCATCACTCACGAAGATTGCGCGAATTACAGTCGTGAATTGAGCACGGTTCTTGACGTAGAGGATGCCGTTCCGGGTGGCGAATATCTGTTGGAGGTCTCATCACCTGGGCTCGACCGAAAGTTGGTCAAGCCGGCCGATTTCCAGCGATTCTCGGGTAGCAAAGTCAAGATTATGACGCGCGAGCCTGTGGCAGGGAACCGGCACTTTGAAGGTAGGCTTCGCACGCTGGACGACAGCCGCATTGCCCTGGACTTGGAGTCGAGTAAGAAAAAGGGCAAGCACAAGAAGAAGTCTGCTGTCGAAGGTGATACCACGGAGCGCGCGATTGAGCTGGAGATGAGCAACATTGAACGCGCTCGTCTGGTGCCGGAGATTTAG